The following is a genomic window from Actinomycetes bacterium.
CCGAGCAGCGGGTCGACGGCGTGCTCGGGGTGGGGCATGAGGCCTACCACGTTGCCGGCCGGGTTGGCGACCCCGGCGATGTCGGCCAGCGAGCCGTTGGGGTTCTCGCCGGGCGCGTAGCAGAACACCACCTGACCCTCGCCCCGGAGCCGGGCCGGGTCGGGGTGCACGTAGCGGCCCTCGCCGTGCTTGACCGGGACGGTGAGCGGCTTGGCAGGGTCGCAGGCCCGCGTCCACGGCGTGGCCGTGGACGCGACCAGGACGCGCACCTCCCGGCAGACGAAGCGCAGGCCGGCGTTGCGCAGCAGGGCGCCTGGGAGCAGCCCGGCCTCGCACAGGACCTGGAAGCCGTTGCAGATGCCGAGCACCGGGCCGCCGTCGTGGGCGAACCGGGCCACTGCACCCATCACCGGGGAGAACCGCGCGATCGCGCCGCAGCGGAGGTAGTCACCGTAGGAGAAGCCGCCCGGGACGACCAGCGCGTCGACGCCCCGGAGGTCGTCGTCGCCATGCCACAGCGGCACCCCCGTGGCGCCCATGAGCCGCACGGCCGCGAGTGCGTCCCGGTCGTCGCACGACCCTGGAAACGTGACCACCCCGACGCGCAGTGCTCCGCCCTCCTCGTCAGATCCTGGTCGTGAGCATATCGGGTCAGGCGGCCGGGAGGCGGGCCGGACAAGTCAGCTCCTGTCCTGGTCGTGAGCATGGCCCGTCAGGCGGCCGGGAGGCGGTCGGACCAGGCGGGCCAGACGTCCATGATCCAGCCGTCGTCGACGTCACGGTCGGTCACGGCGGCGGCGGCGATGCCAGCGTCGGGGTCGACCCATACGAAGCAACCGCTCGCGCCGAAATGGCCGAAGGCGTCCGGCGAGCGGCGGTCGCCCATCCAGTGGGGGCGTTTGCCGTCGTGCAACTCGAAGCCGAGCCCCCAGTCGTTGGGGTCGAAGCGTCCGACGCCGGGCACGACGCCGGCCAGCCCCGGGAACTGCACGGTGGTGGCCTCGGCGAACAGCTCGGGCCCGACCACGGGCGCGCCCCGGTCGAGCAGGCAGCTGGCGAGCCGGGCGAGGTCGGAAAGGGTGGAGACGGCGCCGGCGGCCGGGTCGGCCTCGACACCGTTTCGGGCGGTCAGCCTGGTCGCGTCCAGGCTGAGCGGGCCGAGCACGCTGCTGCCGAGCCAGCCCTCGAAGGTGGTCCCGACCGCGTCGGCGACCGCGTCGGCCAGGGCGCGGAAGCCGTGGTTGGAGTAGATGCGCCGCTCGCCAGGAGGCCGGAGCCGGCCGCCTGGGTGGTCCACCAGGCCGGCTGGAAGGCCGGAGGCGTGGGCAAGCAGGTGGCGGACGGTCACCCCGGTCGCCTCCCGGGCACCCTCGACCGGCTGGCCGGCGATCGAGGCGGGGTCGTCGAGGCCGAGGTGGCCGGCCTCGACTGCGGCCAGCGCGGCCATGGTGGTGAGCAGCTTGGTGACCGAGGCGACCGGGAACTCGTCGCCGCCGCTGCTGCCCGGCTTGAAGGACCACTCCTCCCCGCCGGCTGGGAGCACCGCGGTCCCGCCCTCCCCGCGGGCCGGGAGCACCGCGGTCCCGCCCTCCCCGCGGGCCGAGAGCACCGCGGTCCCGCCCCGGCCGACCGGCCAGTCCAGCTCGCTCACCAGGTCACCTCCTGTTCGGTCAGCAGCCTACCGGTACCCGGCCCGCCGCAGCTGGTCGAGGGCGCCCGTCTCGCCCAGGGCGAGCAGGGCCGCGGCATCCCGGCAACTCACGTTCCACTCCTCCGGGTCGGGCAGGAGCCGCTGGCAGGCGTCGAGCTGGGCCCGGTCGGCGGCCAGCTCGCCGGCGGCCGTCGGGGGGCCGCCGTCGGCGACGTGGACGCCCTCGTGGACCAGCAGCGTCGCGATCCGCTCCGGCAGGGAGTGCGTCTGGGAGAACTTGCCGTTGACGAGCACGAGCGGTCCGCCCGGTGCGAACAGGGTGGTCGACTCGTTGCCGGTCACCTGGAACTCGGCGAAGGCCACCGTGGCAGCGGCGCGGGAGAGGCCGTCGCGGGCCCGCCGCACCCCCTCGGTCGAGCGCAGCCCGCAGGTGCGGTCGGCAGCCTGCTCGAGCAGCAGGACCTCGCCGGGCGTGCCGGCCAGGGTGACCGTGGCCAGGCGCGCACAGTCCGGGTGCCGCCGGGTCACGCGGGCCCGGTTGGCCGGGTCGAGGGCGGGCACCCGGTAGTCGCCGACGTCGTGGCTGAGGCGGCCGACCGGCGCCGGGCGGCGGGCACCCAGGGGGACGTCGGGCTGGCCACCCTGGCCGACCAGCCCGACCGCCACGGTCACCATGGCCACGGTGGTGGCCACCACGGCCAGCCAGAGCCACCAGGGCAGGCGGGGCCATGGGCGGGCCTTGACCGCGGCGGCCTCGGCCGTCGACAGCACGCGCGGGCGGGCGGCCGGGGGGAGCAGCCAGGGCCGGCGGAACCGGGAGCGTGCCACGGACGGCTACGCGGGCAGGACGCGGACGGTGAACTCCTCGACGACCGGGTTGGCCAGCAGGGCCTCGGCGACCGCGCCGGCCGCCGCCTCGGCGTCGCCGTCCTGGACGGTCAGCTCGACGTGCTTGCCGACCCGGACGTCGGAGACACCTGAGAACCCGAGCGCGGGTAGGGCGCGCTCCACCGCCTGGCCCTGCGGGTCGAGGATCTCCCGTTTGAGCATGACGTCGACAGCCACCCGGGCCACCCGTGCCTCCTCCTTCTCAGCGGCACCGACCGTCGGCGCAGGTGGCAGGCTACACCGGCGCGGTCAGGCCGCGCCCGGCGGGCGGGCGCCGCCCCCCTCCTCCTCGCCTGCGGGAGCCGGCCCAGGCGACCGGGTGACCTCGAGGAAGACCTCCTCCCGGTGGACCTCGACGGACCTGGGGGCGCGGATGCCGAGCCGCACCTGGTCCCCGCGGATCTCGAGCACGGTGATGACGACGTCGCGCCCGATCATGATGCTCTGGTTGGCGCGGCGGGTGAGGACGAGCACGGGCGCTCCTTCGATCATCCGCGCGCCGTCGACCAGGCCGAGGCCCGGCGGTCCCACGCGCTCAAGGCGGATCTGGTCGGGCCGGCCACGGTCGGGCCGGCGGATCTGGTCGGGGCGGCCATGGTCTGGCCGGGCGGTCGAGCGGCGCATCCTCATCGGACTCGACGATTGTACAGAGTGACAGGATTGGCTGAATCACCCTTTCGGCCGCGGAAGCCGCCGGCTCCGGCAGGCGACCAGGCCGGTGAGCTCGGGACAGTCGGCCTGGGTCACCAGTGCAACCGCGAAGGGTGGTCGCGGTGGCCGCTGGCTCGGGTACAGCTTTCACCCTGGGTGAGATCTTGGAGGCTACCGAGGAGGAGCAGGTCGGCTCCGTCGCGATGCCCCTCGGGGCCTTGAGCGTGCGGGTCCCGGCTGTTCTGGGATGCGGGTAGCCCGCTGCGACGACAGAGCCTGGCCACGATGAGTGAGAGGAGTTCATGTGGAGATCGACCTCCTGGACGATGAACTTCTCACTCTAAGTGGCCGAGACCTTAGGTATGAGCACGCAGGGAGCCGCTCCGGCACCGGCACGAAGCGACCGGCAGGTGGTCGAGGACCAGCTCGTGCGCGACCACCTGCCGCTGGTCCAGCACGCCGTGGCGGAGGTGGCCAGCCGGATCCCCCGGCACGTCTGCCGGGACGACCTCGAGTCGGCCGCCATGCTCGGCCTCGCGCAGGCGGCCCGCACCTACGACCCGACCCGCGGCATCGCCTTCGAGCGCCACGCCGGGAACCGCGTCCGGGGCGCCCTGCTCGATGCGCTGCGCGACTCGGACTGGGCCAGCCGGTCGGTCCGGTCCCGCGCCCGCCAGATGCAGCGAGCCGCCGACGACCTGGCCGTACGGCTCGGCCGTACCCCGAGCGTGCCCGAGGTCGCGGCCGAGCTCGGCATCGAGCCCGGGAGCGTGCACAAGCTGCTCGAGGACGTGCACCGGGCGACCGTCCTCAACTACGACTCGATCGCGGCCGAGGGCGACGCCGAGGGGCTGCTCCCGGCCGACGGCGAAACCCCCGACCAAGTGCTGCTCGACCGCGAGCGCCTCGCCTACCTGGCCGACGCCGTGGTCGCCCTGCCCGAGCGGCTCCGCCTTGTGGTGACCGCCTACTTCCTCGAGGAGCGGCCGGTGCTGGAGATCGCGGCCGAGCTCGGCGTGACCGAGTCGCGCGTCTCCCAGCTCCGCTCGGAGGCGCTCGTGCTGCTCAAGGACGGCTTGAACGCTCACCTCGACCCGGGCACGCTGCCCCCCGAGCCGCAGCCGGGCGGCCGGGTCGCGCGGCGAAAGGCCGCCTACTACGCGGCGGTCGCCGCCGGCTCCGACTACCGGACCCGCCTCGACGCGGCGCCCCCGCCCCTGCTCAGGCGGGCCGGCGAGGCGGTCGCGGGGGGGTGCACCTCGGCTTGAGCGCCGGATTTGGTAATGTCTGGGATCGTTCCTGTCGAACTTCCCGTATCAGACCCGAACGTGCATTCCTGAGTGGCTAAAACGTTCTAGACTCCGGCATCAGTACGGCTCTGCAGCGCCATCGGATCGGCCCGTGGCGGAGCCGGGTCTCTCCGTACCAGCTTGCCTGTTCTACGTAGCTTTGTCGTTGAATGCTGTGTTCCAAGAGGTATGCTCCATTCGCTCCATTGAAGCAGGGTCTGAGAGGTGATGGCGATGACGGACCCGATGCTGGTTCGGCGGTTGGCGCTCGACCTTCGCAACCTTTCCAACAAGATGCTGTCGCTCCGCGGGACCGTCGAGGACTATCGCCATGACCTCGTCCGCAGCGCGGAGGACGGAGTCAGTGACGACCAGGAGCTGCTCGCCCTCCAGCGCCAGATCCAGGAGCTGTGGGAGGCGATGGACCGGGCCGAGAGCACCTTGCGGCGAGCCTCCCGCGTGATCTCGCCCCTGCTCTGGCTCGAGTAGCCGACCTTTCCGCTGACTGGCTCGTTTGCCTGCGGGCATCCGTCGGCCCCGAGCCCGGGAGGCACCCATGACCGGGCAGGAGGCACCCATGACCGGGCAGGGGCACCCATGACCGAACGGGAGGCACCCATGACCGAACGGGAGCACCCATGACCGAACGGGAGGCACCCATGACCGAGCGGGATCCGCAGGTCATGGGAGCGACTGTGCTGGTCACTGGGGGTACCGGTGGCCTCGGCAGGGCGGTGACCGAGGTGTTCCTGACCCGTGGCTGGCGGGTGGTGGCCCCCCACCGACCCGGGCGCGAGCTCGATGGGCCGGGGGAGCGCGAGCGGCTCCTGCTGGTGGACGCCGACCTGCTCGACCCCGGCGGGGTGGGGCGTGCGGTCGAAGCCGCCGCCTCGGACGAGCGGGCGCCCCTCCGGGCCGTGGTCAACCTGGTCGGCGGGTACGCGGGCGGCACGCCGCTGCACGAGACGCCGCCCGAGGAGTTCGAGCGCATGCTCACCCTCAACCTGCGGCCTACCTTCCTGGTCACCCGGGCCAGCATTCCCCACCTGCTCGCCGGGGGCGGCGGCGCGATCGTCTGCGTCTCCTCCCGCGCGGCCGTACGGCCCTTCGGCCGCGCGGCCGGCTACGTGACCGCCAAGGCCGCGGTGCTCGCGTTCGCCCAGGCGGTCGCGGCCGAGTACCGCGGCCAGGGGATCCGCTGCAACGCGGTGCTGCCAAGCGTGATCGACACACCCGCCAACCGGGCCGACCAGCCCGACGCCGACCATTCCCGCTGGGTGGCGCCTGCCGAGGTCGCGCGCGTCATCCACTTCTTCTGCGTGGACGAGTCCCGGCCGACCAGCGGCGCCGCCATCCCCGTCTACGGCCTGGCGTAGCGACCCGGCCGGCCGTACCCGGGCCCGGTGCCGAGGTGGCCGCCGGGGGTCCGGCCGCCGCCACCTGACCGGCGGCTGGTTCCCTCAGATCGGGCCGGGGGATGCCGACTGAAGGGTTGCGGCGGCACGCCGCCAGGACCCGGAGGACGGACACCGATGATCGTCGTGACACGCTTCCACGGGTCGGCGATGGCCTTGAACTGCGACCTGATCGAGCGCGCGGAAGCGACCCCGGACACGGTCGTGACCCTGGTCGACGGGCGCAGGTACGTCATCCAGGAGAGCGTCGACGAGGTCGTCCAGAAGGTGCGCGAGTTCCGGGCCTCCGTGGTCGTGCTGGCCCACCACCTCGACCTGGCGCCGGCCGCGTGCCCGCCTGGGCAACAGCGAGGCGGGCACGGGCCGGCGCTGCACGCGGTGCCCGACCCCGACGCCTGAGCGCGGCTCACACCGTGCGCAGGGCGTCCGTGGGCGACATGCGGGCCGCCCGCATGGCCGGGTAGAGGCCGGCCACGGCGCCGATCACGAGGGCGGCGGCCAGGCCGAGGGTCATGCCCAGGGCGGGCACCACCACCGTCCAGGAGCGGCTGGCGGCGTAGCCACCCGTGACGAGCGCCCCGGCCGCGACGCCGGCGAGGCCGCCGAGCAGCGACAGCAGCAGCGCCTCGGCCAGGAACTGCACGCCGACGTGGCGCCGGGTCGCACCCAGGGCGCGGCGCAGCCCGATCTCGGAGCGCCGCTCGAGCACCGAGATCACCATCACGTTGGCGATGCCGACCCCGCCGACGAGCAGCGCGACCGCGCCCAGCCCGAGCAGCAGCGAGGTGAACGCGGTGTTGGCCGCGGCCCGGGCCGCGAGCGCGTCCGACGGCCGGCTCACCTGCACCTCGTTGGGGTTCTCGGGGTTGACGGTGGCGGCCAGGACGTCGCGCACCGCCTCGACCGAGTCCGGGTCGGAACGCACGTAGACCGTGCCCGGCGAGCCGTCGAAGCCGAGCAGCGACTCCGCCACCGGGAAGCCGACCAGCGCGGCCCGGTCGATCTCGGGCGCGAGGGCGACCGGGTCGAGGACGCCGACGACCGTGAACCAGCGGCCCCCCAGCCAGACCTGGGCGCCCACCCGGTCGATGCCGAGCCGCTCGGCCGTCTTGGCCCCGAGCACGACCGCCGGGTAGCGTGCGGTCGCGCCGTTCAGGAAGGCGCCTCTGGCGACCGTGCCGCCGAGCGAGTCGAGCAGGTGCGTGTCGGCCGCGAGCACACTGATCCCGCCGGTCTCGGCCTTCGGGATCTTGTCGGTGCGGCGCACGCTGGCGTCGACGTTCCCGGTCGCGGCGACGCCCTGCACCGGGTTGACCCGCCCGACCATGCCGACCGACTCCTTGGGCAGCTTGGCGTCGTCGCCCCCGAAGGTCTGCCCTGGCCTGACCGTGAGCAGGTTGGTGCCGAGCCGGTCGAGCTGGGCGAGCAGGTCGGCCCTGCTCGACTCCGAGATGCCGAGCACCGCCACCATGGCGGCGATGCCGATGGCGATGCCGAGCGCGGACAGCGCCGCCCGCAGCCTGCGGGTGCGCAGGCCGATGCTGCCGACGCTCACGAGGTCGCGCGGGTGCAGGCGGCTCGCGGCCGGGCTCCCCCTGGACGTGCGGATCATCGCTTCACCTCCTGCCGACACTCAACCTGGAAGCTCATTGCCAGCCCGACCACCCGGCTGGACGCGTGGATCATCGTCCCGCCTCCTGCCGGGGAGCCGGGCTGGGCGCCGGGCCGCTGTCGTGCTCGATGCGCCCGTCCCGGAGGTCCACCCGCCGCGGCAGCCGCTCGGCGATGTCGCGGTCGTGGGTGATGACCGCGACCGTGGTGCCGTCGGCGTTCAGCTCCTCGAGCAGGGCAACGACCTCCGCGCCGCTGGCCGAGTCGAGGTTGCCGGTCGGCTCGTCGGCGAGCACGACGGCCGGGCGATTCACGACCGCCCTGGCGATCGCCACCCGCTGGCGCTCGCCGCCCGACAGCTTCGCCGGGTGGTGGCCGAGCCGGTGCCCGAGGCCGACCCGCCCCAGGGCCAGGGTGGCCAGGCGCCGGCGCTCGCCCGGCGCCAGGCCCGTGTAGAGCAGCCCGGTGGCCACGTTGTCGAGCGCGGTCATGCCGTCGAGCAGGAAGAACTGCTGGAACACGAAGCCGATGCTGCGCGCCCGGAGGGACGAGAGCTGGCGGTCGGACAGCCCCTGCACGTCGTGCCCTGCGATCGCCACCGTGCCCGAGCTCGGCCGGTCGAGGGTGCCCAGGATGTGGAGCAGGGTCGACTTCCCCGACCCGGACGGCCCGACGATCGCCAGCATCTCGCCCGCGGCCACGGTGAGGCTGACGCCCCGCAACACCTCCAGCTCGGGCGGCCCCGGGTACCGCTTCACCACGTCCCACAGCTCGACCACCCGCGCCTGGCGCCCCTCCCCCCCGGGCACCGTCTGGGACGCGCCCGCCTCCGTCTGGCGCCCCTCCCCCCCGGGCACCGTCTGGGACGCGCCCGCCCGCATCATTGGGGCACCACGACCTGCATGCCCTCAGCGAGGCCGGTGCCGCTGACCTCGACGAGGCCGTCGGCGAAGGTGCCCAGGCGCACCCCGAGCAGGCGCCGGGCGCCGCCTTCGTCCACCTCGACCGCGTAGCCGCCCTCGCTGAGGGCGAGCAGCGCGTTCACGGGCACGGCGAGCACGCCCTTGCGGGTCTGGGTGGTGATCCGTACGTCGACCGGGGCCTTGTCCAGGTCGGGGGCGTCCGAGGGGCGGTCGAGGGAGACGGTCACCGCGACCGTTGCCGACCCGTCGGAGCCGCCGCCACCGGCGCCCGAGCCGTCGTCGCTCGCAGTCGCCACCTTGCCGACCTTGACCACCTTGCCGGTGGTCGTCCGGCCGTCGGGCAGGTCGACGTCGACCGCGTCCCCGGCCTTCACGTAGGCCTGCCTGGTCGCGTCGAGGTCGACGGTGACCTGCTTGCTCGTGGAGGTGACCTCCATCACCTGCCCGCCGGGCCCGACCGAGGCGCCCAGGCTCGTCTTGAGGCTGCCGACCCGTACCGGGCCGGAGGCCAGCACGACGTCCCCCGGGTCGAACGTGCCCGTCTGCTCGAGCCCCTGCGCCTTCTGCCAGCGCTTCACGGCCGCCCTGGTGGCCGCGGTGAAGTGCTGGTCCACGGTCATCTCGTGGTCGGGGTCGTGGCCGAGGGCGGCCAGGTTCCGCTCGAGCTGGGCGACGTCCGGCCCGTCGTCGACGCCGCTGGAGAGTGCCCGCCAGAACGGGATCCTGCCGTAGAACAGGGGGACCGGCTCGTTGTCGACCCGGTAGAGGTTCTGCCCGCGCTTCCGCACCCTACCCTCGGCAGCCAGGCCGGTGACGGTGCCCTGGCGGCCGGTGAGGACCGTCTGGGCATCGCCGTAGCCGAGCGTGCCGCTCACCGCCTCCTGGGCCTTGAGGTCGCGCTTGACCACGGCCGCGGTCGTGGTGGACCTGGGCTGGCCCGCGGCATCCGCGCCGCCGTCGCCCGAGCCCCGGCGCGCGGCCACCCAGGCCACCGCCGCGGCCACCACCACGACGGCCAGCGCGAGCGCGGCCAGCCGGCGAGCGGCCCGGCCCCGGCGGGGCGCGGCCGGCCGGCCGCCCCCTTGGCCGGCGGGGCCGTGGCCGTCGAGCACGGGCGGCTCGGACGGCAGGCGGGCGTCGACGTCGGCGGGCGCGGTCCGGGTGTCGAGCGCCCCGGCCTCGCCGCCCGTGCGCGCACCCGAGTCGGCGGTCCCGCCGGCGCTCACCGGGTGCCTCCGGTGTCCTCGGCCTTCGCGGCGAGCTTGGGCATGAGCGACTGGCAAGCCTGCTCGGCCTCCTTGAACTTCGACGAGTCGGGGCCGGCGGCCTTGCCGTCCTGGACCACCAGCCCGCCGTCGGGCGACGGGTCGGGCATGTCGATGCCGTGCTCCCGCATGCACCTGGCGAACTTCAGCATCTGGTCCTGCATCTTCGGGTCGGGCTGGCGCGGCCCCTCGCCGCCGTTCTGGAGGTGCTGCTGGCACGCCTGGTGGGCGGTCTTCAGCTTGTTGGGGTCGGCCGGCTTGCCGCCCCGCTCGCCGACCTCCATCTTCATGAGGCCGTTACCGTCGACCTTCGGGTCGGGCATGTCGATCCCGTGCTGGCGCATGCACTTGGCGAAGTCGATGGCGCTCTGCTGGGCGTCCTTCTTCTCGCCCGCCTTCGTGCCGGTGTCGGGCTGCTTGGCTTTGCTCGCCTGGCTGAGGCTCGCGACCCCGCTGCCCTTGTCGCCGTCACCGGCGCAGCCGGTCGCAGCGAGGGCAAGCAGCGCGGCGGCGAGCACCGCGACGACGGCCACCCGGCCCCGGCCGCTCCGGCCCCAGCCGACCCGGCCCCGGCCGACCCGGCCCCGGCCAGGCGGCCAGCGGTTCGTCCCTGTCTTCATCCTGCGGGTCTCCTCGCTCCGGGGTGCGCCGGTCGCACCCGCCGCCGGCAGTCAACGCCAGGTGCCGTAACGCCTCCGTCTCGTGAATGCCTTATGCAGTCGTTACGAGCCGAGGAGCACCGTTGCAGGGCCGGTCGCCGCCGGCCCTGCCCCCCGGCACGTGCGGCGGCGACCGGTCCAACCCAGCGCGAGGCCGGGAACGAGCGAGGGGAAGGAGCGGTCCGGGTGCGCGTGCTCGTCGTGGAGGACGAGGTCGTGCTGGCCGATGCCGTCGCGCGTGGGCTCAGGCACGAGGGGATGGCGGTGGACGTCAGCCTCGACGGCGCCGACGCGCTCGAGAAGACGACGCTCAACCGCTACGACGTGGTCGTGCTCGACCGGGACCTGCCCAAGGTGCACGGCGACGAGGTCTGCCGGAAGCTCACCGCGGGCGCGCCAACGGCCCGCGTGCTCATGCTGACCGCGGCCGGGTCGGTCGACGACCGGGTCGACGGCCTCACCATCGGGGCCGACGACTACCTCGGCAAGCCGTTCGCGTTCAGCGAGCTGGTGGCCAGGGTCCGGGCACTGGCCAGGCGCACCGGGGAGGCGCTCCCGCCGGTGCTCGAACGGTACGACGTGCGGCTCGACCCGGCCAGGCGGGAGGCCACCCGGGACGGCCACTTCCTGCACCTGACCAGGAAGGAGTTCGGGGTCCTCGAGGTGCTGCTGGCGGCCGGCGGCGCCGTGGTGAGCGCCGAGGACCTGCTTGAGCGGGTCTGGGACGAGCACACCGACCCCTTCACCAACACCGTGCGGGTCACCGTGATGAACCTGCGCCGCAAGCTCGGCCGGCCCCAGCTCATCGAGACGGTCATCGGCGTGGGGTACCGGCTGTGACGCCGCCGCCCGGCCTCGAGCGCGCGTGGCCGGCCCGTCTCACGCAGGCCTGGCCCGCCGTGCGGGTCACGTTCCGTCCCAGCGTGCGGCTGCGGCTCACCCTCCTCTACGGGGGGCTGTTCCTGGCCGCCGGGGCCGGGCTGCTCGCCCTGACCTACACGATCGTACGGGCCAACTTCACGCCCCTGCCCCGGCAGATCGCGTTCCAGGCCGAGCAGTCCTCGCCGGGCACGTCCGCGGAAGGTGTGGTCCAGTTCCTGCCGTCGGCCCTCGGGGAGAAGGTCACCCCCGACGGCCGCCCGCTGGCCGAGGCGCTGAAAGAGCTCCAGCAGCAGGCTCAGGTGGCCGCGGAGCGGCGGCTGCTGTACGGGTCCGGGGTGGCCCTGGCCTGCATGGCGCTCGTGTCAGTGGGGCTCGGCTGGGTGGTGGCCGGGCGGGTGCTCCGGCCCCTGCAGGAGATCACCGCCACGGCCAAGCGGCTCTCCGGCCAGAACCTGCACGAGCGGATCGACCTGGACCGTCCCGGGGACGAGCTGAAGGAGCTGGCCGACACCTTCGACGCGATGCTCGAGCGCTTGGACGCCGCCTTCGAGAGCCAGCGCCGGTTCGTGGCCAACGCCTCCCACGAGCTGCGCACCCCCCTCACCATCGCCCGCACCGAGGTCGACGTGGCCCTGGCCAACCCCAAGTCGACCCCGGCCGAGCTGTGGGCCATGGCCGAGCGGGTGCGCGACGCGACCGCCCGCAGCGAGCGCCTGATCGAGAGCCTGCTCACCCTGGCCCGCAGCGAGCGCGAGCTGCGGGCCAGGGACGCGGCCGACCTCGCCGAGGCCGCCGGCGACGCGCTCTCCCTGGCCCGGCGCGACGCCGGGCCGCTCGGGATCGAGGTCACCACCCATCTCGCGCCCGCACCGGTGGCCGGCGACCGGGTCCTGCTCGACCGTCTGGTCGCCAACCTGGTCGAGAACGCCGTGCGCCACAACCAGCCCGGCGGCTGGCTCGAGGTCGCCACCGGAAGGGAGCGGAGCGCCTGGCCGGGCTCCCGGGGCGCGGCGTTCGTGCAGGTCGCCAACGGGGGCGTGCCCATCCCCACGGAGCAGGTGACCTCGTTGTTCGAGCCGTTCCAGCGGCTGACCGGCCGCACCGCCTCGGCCGACGGCGCCGGCCTCGGCCTGTCGATCGTCCGCTCGGTCGCCAAGGCCCACGGTGGGGAGGCGCTGGCTCGCGCCCTCCCGCACGGCGGCC
Proteins encoded in this region:
- a CDS encoding ATP-binding protein yields the protein MRVTFRPSVRLRLTLLYGGLFLAAGAGLLALTYTIVRANFTPLPRQIAFQAEQSSPGTSAEGVVQFLPSALGEKVTPDGRPLAEALKELQQQAQVAAERRLLYGSGVALACMALVSVGLGWVVAGRVLRPLQEITATAKRLSGQNLHERIDLDRPGDELKELADTFDAMLERLDAAFESQRRFVANASHELRTPLTIARTEVDVALANPKSTPAELWAMAERVRDATARSERLIESLLTLARSERELRARDAADLAEAAGDALSLARRDAGPLGIEVTTHLAPAPVAGDRVLLDRLVANLVENAVRHNQPGGWLEVATGRERSAWPGSRGAAFVQVANGGVPIPTEQVTSLFEPFQRLTGRTASADGAGLGLSIVRSVAKAHGGEALARALPHGGLEVTVRLPASG